One Nostoc sp. CENA543 genomic window, GCTGGCATTAGAGTAGTTTCCGTCTCAGTGGATGGCTTAGAAGCGACTCACGACAGACTACGGGGTAGACAAGGTTCATGGCAATGGGCATTTAAAACCATGAGTCACCTCAAGCAAGTAGGCATTCCTTTTGGTTGCAACACTCAAATTAATCGTCTTTCCGCACCCGAATTCCCCAGTATTTATGAACACATCCGCGATGCAGGTGTATTTGCTTGGCAAATTCAAATGACTGTACCAATGGGCAATGCTGCCGATAACAGTGAAATTCTGCTGCAACCTCATGAATTATTAGATGTCTACCCCATGATTGCACGGGTGGCGCAAAGAGCTAAACGTGAAGGTGTACAGCTACAACCAGGCAATAACATTGGTTACTTCGGCCCCTACGAACGATTTTTGCGGGGTGGGAGTGCTTGGTCATTTTGGCAAGGTTGCAACGCCGGACTTTCGACATTAGGTATTGAAGCGGATGGGGCAATTAAAGGTTGTCCTTCCTTACCGACATCTGCTTACACTGGTGGTAATATCCGTGACTATTCCCTCAAAACTATCATCGAAGAAACAGAAGAACTGCGCTTTAATTTAGGTGCAGACACACCAAAAGGTACAGCGCATTTGTGGGGTTTTTGCAAAACTTGTGAATTTGCTGAACTTTGTCGGGGTGGTTGTAGTTGGACTGCACACGTATTTTTTGATAAACGCGGTAATAATCCCTATTGTCATCATCGTGCTTTGACTCAAGCTAAAAACGGTATTCGGGAACGAGTTTTTCTGCAACGTCAAGCCGATGGTAAACCCTTTGATAATGGTGAGTTTGGTTTAATTGAAGAACCAATTAATGCACCTTGGCCAGAGAACGACCCCCTACATTTTACGGCTGATAAAATTCAGTGGTCAGCTAGTTGGCAAGAGTCAGAATCATTAGCATCTGTCAGTGTTTAGTTAAAAATAATTTGTTACCACAAGCGATAAATACAAATGTCTACTAACATCACTAATTCAGAAACATCAGTACAAAATATTTCCCAAACTCAGGTTGAACCTAGCTTGCCTCGTTCAGCTTGGAATAGTCAGTTAGCTTATTTTAAAGTTATGTTTAGAGCCAAGAAAGCTTTAGACCGCATAGAAAAAGAAGCAGGAATCGAAAACAATTATTCTTAGTCATTGTACCTTCTAGATCCCGGACTTCTTTGAGAAGTCCGGGATCTGGTTTTTGCTCTATTTACAATGGGAGATAAATATCTGTAGAGTTGGGATTCAAATAAGGAAATTTTAAATCCACATTTAATCTAGCAAATTGCTCGATGATTGTAGCGAGTTTAGCTTCTGGCGATCGCTGATTATTTTGTTGAGCTATTATTAAGCCATTAGCAATAATTTGACAGCGATTTGTGCCGAAGCTTTCATATTGATCAAATTTAGCATCTGGTTCTTCTGCTAAACCCAAACCAGATGCTAATTTTTTGGTAAATAAAGGAATATCTTCCTGGAAATAAGCTGTATTTTCGCTGTAAATATTTTGCAGTATCGGATGTACTCTCAAATAATCCTTCTGTCTAATATAGAGTACACCAGCATCATATCTATCATAGCCAGAGTAACTGTAAGGAACTTTAAAGGAAAAGTAGATTTGTTGTGCATTTAATTGCTGCGTTACAGCCCGCATTAAAGGCACAGCACCATCTGAAGTAATATTAAAATAAATTCTGATGATTCTGTGATTTATATCTCCTTCATCTACAGGCACAAGACCTGTATCACCGACAGCAATATAAAACCCTTCTTGGACACAGTTTTTAGGCATTTTAATTGCGACAACATCACCTACACTTACAGACTTTTCCTGAGTTTTTAAATGAATTTCAGGATGAATATGTACAGTTAATTGTCCTCTGGTGACTGCAATACTGTTGTCTTGTTCTAATTTTTTCACTACCCAATCAGGAGAAAAATAACCATCTCCCTGATTACCAGCGTGGAGTTGTTGGAAAAGACTGACATCTATACCAATCAAATTATCATTGTTCAGCCTTTGATTGTCTATTAATTCTGCTGTATTTGTTTGTAATTGCAAGGATTTAATCAGTGAGCCATTATAGTAAATGCCATATAAAAAGTTTCTGATATGTTTAACTACGTGCTTCTGTTGAACTTCTATAGGTAATTTATGAAAGCGATTTTTGATATCTGTAGAAGTTTCCCAAGGTCGATAATTTGGATGACGGACAGATAAATCACTATCTAATTCTAAGTAAGTAGCAATATCCTCAAGCGTTGCTTGTAAGTTTTTTTCAGCCTGAGACAAAATCTGATTGGAATATTGAAGAGCCTTCATTTTTATATCTCCAGTAGAATTATGCAACCACTTTTACGCAGAAATCGCTACACTAGCTAGTTCTTTTTCTGTTACCCCCAGGATACTAACTAATGAAGCATCGGGACGACACAATAAACTTTTCGCTACTTGGAGAGAGTAAATATCACTATTAACTAACTGCTTATGATGTTCAATTTTAGCTTGTGTTTGAATAATCAAAGCCACACCCATAAACTGAATCAGCTTTTTAAAAAAGTCGGGGAAATGTTGGGTGATTTCTGGAAAATGCTGCAAATATTCTCGAACAATAACTAGAATAGATGGACGAACATCTTCTAGTTTAAATTCTGCTGAATTAATTGACTCTTGCATACTCATTGAAGGGTCAATCACCATGCTAACTATCCATAAAATTACATAATTAGCAATTAAGTTAGCTAAATCAAATATGGGGTCTCCCCAACTACTTCTTTCCCAATCAATGATTTTCACTACTGAGTGTTTCTGTGCGAGTGCAAAGGAAGTAATATTTTCCCAATCTTGATGGACTAAAATATTGGCAACATTCAAATCATTGTGAACCACACAACAAGCACGCCAAGAGTTAATAGCCTCTACTTTTGCTTGATCTAAACTTTCATAACGCTGGTAAAGACCAATGAATTTGATATAGTCAGGAGGCATGACACTGAGAAGTTCTGGAGTGATTCTATGTTGTAATAAAATAAATGCCGCACCTCTTTTTTGCCAAAAGCTATCAGGTTGTGTGACGTAATTATATGCCTCCTCGCAATTGAAAGTCGCGCGATGAATTTGCGCTAATATTGCCCCTATCCAACCAGGAATTGTGACAGGTAAAATTTGGCGCGATCGCAAAATTCCACTATATAATTCTTGATAATCATCTAGATATTGATAAATAGCAATGAAGTTTTCATGATCATAGGTAAGCATTTCTCTAATAAAACCCTGTAAAGGATTTAAATGAGAAATATTACCTATCATGCTTTGAAACTGCCATTCATTAAAAATTTCCTGAGAAAATATTCCTGAAAGTGTAGGGCGTTCCTGCTTAACAATAAATTTCCGCCCATCCTTAAGGGTGGCTATGATACTAAAATTCTTTGTATTTAACTTACCTACATCTAAGGTTAAACCTGACAATTCCTGTTGTGTAAAAACACTAGATTTACTTAGATATTCTACTACATTGTGATGACTTAAAAAAAACATCACTCCCCCACACTGATTTATTAGTTAATTAACAGACAAATTACTAGTCAGCAAAATTTTACTGAGCCAATCAGATTTATGTTCTACTTCTGGCAAAAAACAGTCGATAAATTAACAAGGAAGCAATAATCACAATCAGCCCAAATCTTAAGATAGTGGCCGAAGTACCTGCTGTGGTATTTAAATTAGGAAATGCCAGTTGAGCAACAGTAGTTATGAATAACACTGAAGCTAAAATATTTTCACCTTCTATCAACAATGCTAAACCAATCAAGCCGAATAAATATGGTGTGATATTCATGGATAACCCTCATTTATTAGGTAAAAGGTCAGGGTTAGATATCAACATCCTGACCTTTGATATTAGAGAGAATTAATTAGTGAGTCAGTTTATAGACTAACGCACCAAAAGCAGCACCAGAACCACCAATAACCAAAGTGGTTAAGAGATACGCCCCCCAGGTAGCAGGTGTAGCACCACCAACTGCACCACTGAGTTCAGCATCAGTTACTTCATTTAAATAGCTTTCGCTATCAAATAGAAGGTTGTACTCAGAATTGAGATCGCTAATTACAATTGCCATTTTTTTCTCCTTATTTATTGATGTAACAGGGTGAATTTATTATCTAGAAGCAACGTAGCCAATTACGGCACCACCAGCAAAAGTTCCGAGAGCAAAGCCAGTACCGAAGCTAACACCCCAAACGCTAACACTACCAAGTGAAGCAGCAGTAAATGTCACGACAGGAGTGATACCTCCAATTGCTGCGGTTAACTCACGATCTTCTAAATCGTTGAGGAAGCTTTCAGAGTCAACTAATAAATCAGCACCGGCAAATTTTAATTCATTAATTGCAATAGATGCCATGATGAATTCTCCCAGTATTCAATGAATATTTATGGCTTATGCTCAGAAATTTCTGTCTTCTGGCACAACATAATAAATATCAGCAAATATTCTTGATATACAACACTTTTAAATCATGTTTTCGGACTTAAAAAATTCATTTGTGGTCTGAGGATAGATTTCATTTAATTTAGATGTTTACGCTCAAGATTGCCAGATATAAATTATCGGAGTTTTGAACAGATAAATCTGTATTAAAAACTTTAGTGCTGAGTTACATCAGCACTAAAGTGCTTACTACTAACAGGAGAATTTATTTTCCGATACTATGAGAGGGACATAATAAATTTAATTGCTTCCCTGGTAATCTCATGAATTAGAGTGATTGGCTATCTTGCAAATCAAATGTAACTGTGACTGATTCAACTTGGATCTTCAGCCAATGGGAAAATAACTCTAATGTCAATAAATTACGTAGCTTAGTATCTAGTTGCGGCACAATTATTTGCTCTACTAAAATTAGATGCGCGCCTTTAGAGGTAAAAATTGGCTTAAGCAGTTGTGGTGGTTGGGAGGCGAAAATCGCCGCAGAAATTTCTGGTTTTAAATCCTGACGTTTTAAAACACCTTGATATCCGCCACGACGGCGTAATTCTTCATCTTGAATATATTTGTGGGCGACATCGTAAAAACTGATTTCCCCTTCTTGAATGGCATAGAAAAGTTCAATCGCTAAATCTTCATCATCAAGGATAACTTCATAGGCGATCGCACTTGTATAATCATTCTGATGCTCAAAAAAGTAAGGCTCAACTTTATCTGCAAATAAATGCTCTGCTAACTTAGCTGAAAGTAGGGAAAGATGAGCAACTTTTTCAAAATCATCTAAAGAAAGTCCGTGTTTTTCTAACCAAGTCCATGTCTGAGCAGCACTACTTAATTTATTGGTTAATCTGATTTTGTCCGCAGTTTGTTGTAACTCTTCGGTATCAACTTGAATACCTAGTTTTGCGGCTGTATTTTCTACAATTTTACGGACAGTGATTTCTTCTACCAGACTGGGAACTTTGCATGATAGTTTGATTTGCTCGATGAAGTCTTCTTTGTTGAGATTTATCTGCTGTGGAATGGTAATAATTTGTGACATCTTTATCTACCAATAAATCAACTATTTCATGAACTTCTAAACTTAACTGCTATAGTTCCACTCCTCCCTGCTTTAATTTTTTAAATGGATCTAACAGAAAATCGATGATGCGGCGTTGTCTAACTACTACTTCTGCTGTAGCGGTGTCTCCAGGACGCAGAGGAATACATTGATTAGCGGTAGGCATACAATGTTGATATAATGCAATATCTAATTGATATGCTGCTACTTTGCCACTTGCTGTGTCTATCTCAAATGTAGTAGGAGAAATTTCGATTAATTTACCTTCTATGACTCCGTAATCTTGAAAAGGATAGGCATCAAATTTGAGTTTTACAGGCAATCCCGTTTGCAAAGAACCACTTTCAGTAGTTGCCATCTGCGCTCTAATGACTAAAGGTGAATTAATGGGTGAAATTTCTGCAATCATTGTTCCAGGTTGCACCACCGAACCTGCTCTTTGAATTGGCAGTTGGAAAACTGTACCATCCACAGGTGCTTTTAACTCTCTTTGGCTTAACTGGAATTTTAATGCCTCTATTTGACTTTTATTTTGAGCTATTTCTGCTTTGAGAGCAGTAATTTCTCTATCTAAGTTCTTGAGTTGTTCTTCACTTTTGAGAATAGCTAATTTTCCAGCATGATTTAAACTCTGAAAACTCCGTTCTTTTTCCTGAATGCGTAACTGTGATTGTTCAATATTAGCTTTGGCTTGCCTGATAGTTCTTTCATAACTATTTAGTTGTTCTGCTAGCCTGAGTTTTGATTGTTCAACATCTGATTTGGATTGTTCTAGTAATTTGGTTCTTTCTTTAGCTATATCTTGCTTGTCTACTAGATTAATTTCTGGAACTATTCCTTCTTGCCAAGCTTGTTTGTAACGTTCTACTTCTCTGCTGGCACTGTTTAAGCTAATTTCGACTAAATTAGAAGTAATGCGACTATGTTCTAAAGCTTTTCTTGCCTGATTAACTTGAGCTAGTTTTTCTTCTTCTTGGAAATTAAAGGAGTTAATAATAGCCTTAA contains:
- a CDS encoding T3SS effector HopA1 family protein is translated as MKALQYSNQILSQAEKNLQATLEDIATYLELDSDLSVRHPNYRPWETSTDIKNRFHKLPIEVQQKHVVKHIRNFLYGIYYNGSLIKSLQLQTNTAELIDNQRLNNDNLIGIDVSLFQQLHAGNQGDGYFSPDWVVKKLEQDNSIAVTRGQLTVHIHPEIHLKTQEKSVSVGDVVAIKMPKNCVQEGFYIAVGDTGLVPVDEGDINHRIIRIYFNITSDGAVPLMRAVTQQLNAQQIYFSFKVPYSYSGYDRYDAGVLYIRQKDYLRVHPILQNIYSENTAYFQEDIPLFTKKLASGLGLAEEPDAKFDQYESFGTNRCQIIANGLIIAQQNNQRSPEAKLATIIEQFARLNVDLKFPYLNPNSTDIYLPL
- a CDS encoding aminoglycoside phosphotransferase family protein; translation: MFFLSHHNVVEYLSKSSVFTQQELSGLTLDVGKLNTKNFSIIATLKDGRKFIVKQERPTLSGIFSQEIFNEWQFQSMIGNISHLNPLQGFIREMLTYDHENFIAIYQYLDDYQELYSGILRSRQILPVTIPGWIGAILAQIHRATFNCEEAYNYVTQPDSFWQKRGAAFILLQHRITPELLSVMPPDYIKFIGLYQRYESLDQAKVEAINSWRACCVVHNDLNVANILVHQDWENITSFALAQKHSVVKIIDWERSSWGDPIFDLANLIANYVILWIVSMVIDPSMSMQESINSAEFKLEDVRPSILVIVREYLQHFPEITQHFPDFFKKLIQFMGVALIIQTQAKIEHHKQLVNSDIYSLQVAKSLLCRPDASLVSILGVTEKELASVAISA
- a CDS encoding HlyD family efflux transporter periplasmic adaptor subunit, translated to MPNTLNGFVPPPVHEEKVHEQLTTSSESTRANDDWSNVTKELLDSLPQTWTRGILYFLVIFISIALPWAMFSQVDETGTARGRLEPEGKTVRLDAAVSGTVEKILVKEGESVKAGQALLVLESELVNTELRQAQTKLEGQLNQLSQLNLLKNQLALAWTVQRQQNQAQELEKQAQIDQERQNLKAIINSFNFQEEEKLAQVNQARKALEHSRITSNLVEISLNSASREVERYKQAWQEGIVPEINLVDKQDIAKERTKLLEQSKSDVEQSKLRLAEQLNSYERTIRQAKANIEQSQLRIQEKERSFQSLNHAGKLAILKSEEQLKNLDREITALKAEIAQNKSQIEALKFQLSQRELKAPVDGTVFQLPIQRAGSVVQPGTMIAEISPINSPLVIRAQMATTESGSLQTGLPVKLKFDAYPFQDYGVIEGKLIEISPTTFEIDTASGKVAAYQLDIALYQHCMPTANQCIPLRPGDTATAEVVVRQRRIIDFLLDPFKKLKQGGVEL
- a CDS encoding peptidylprolyl isomerase, coding for MSQIITIPQQINLNKEDFIEQIKLSCKVPSLVEEITVRKIVENTAAKLGIQVDTEELQQTADKIRLTNKLSSAAQTWTWLEKHGLSLDDFEKVAHLSLLSAKLAEHLFADKVEPYFFEHQNDYTSAIAYEVILDDEDLAIELFYAIQEGEISFYDVAHKYIQDEELRRRGGYQGVLKRQDLKPEISAAIFASQPPQLLKPIFTSKGAHLILVEQIIVPQLDTKLRNLLTLELFSHWLKIQVESVTVTFDLQDSQSL
- a CDS encoding nif11-class peptide radical SAM maturase 3, with the protein product MSDRRISYAVWEITLKCNLACQHCGSRAGHTRAKELSTAEALDLVKQMADVGITEITLIGGEAFLRPDWLEIAHAINQAGIHCGMTTGGYGITLDTARRMKDAGIRVVSVSVDGLEATHDRLRGRQGSWQWAFKTMSHLKQVGIPFGCNTQINRLSAPEFPSIYEHIRDAGVFAWQIQMTVPMGNAADNSEILLQPHELLDVYPMIARVAQRAKREGVQLQPGNNIGYFGPYERFLRGGSAWSFWQGCNAGLSTLGIEADGAIKGCPSLPTSAYTGGNIRDYSLKTIIEETEELRFNLGADTPKGTAHLWGFCKTCEFAELCRGGCSWTAHVFFDKRGNNPYCHHRALTQAKNGIRERVFLQRQADGKPFDNGEFGLIEEPINAPWPENDPLHFTADKIQWSASWQESESLASVSV